A single window of Acidimicrobiales bacterium DNA harbors:
- the dapB gene encoding 4-hydroxy-tetrahydrodipicolinate reductase, whose product MTIRVGVNGAGGRMGRTICEAVAAQEDMRLVAAVDPHHVGEPAVPGLPEAEYPRIRGEPSAFVESGAEVVVDFTVADVAREVVPWLVAQGIHAVVGTSGLGEEDRARIGRSLAGANCIIAPNFATGAVLMMRFAELAAPYFDSVEIVEIHHDAKIDAPSGTAVSTAERVAAASGGLLPDRTEKFTVPESRGGTVGSGVRVHAVRLRGALAHQEVLMGTTGQILTIRHDTTDRSAFVPGVLLAIRCVRETPGLTVGLETLMGI is encoded by the coding sequence GTGACCATACGTGTGGGAGTCAACGGGGCGGGTGGACGGATGGGTAGGACCATCTGCGAGGCCGTCGCTGCTCAAGAAGACATGCGGCTGGTCGCCGCGGTCGACCCCCATCACGTCGGGGAGCCTGCGGTTCCCGGGCTGCCCGAGGCAGAGTATCCGCGGATACGAGGCGAACCGTCGGCGTTCGTCGAGTCGGGGGCCGAAGTAGTCGTCGATTTCACGGTCGCGGACGTCGCCCGGGAGGTGGTTCCCTGGTTGGTGGCCCAGGGGATCCACGCCGTCGTGGGTACGTCTGGTCTCGGCGAGGAGGACCGTGCTCGGATAGGCCGCTCGTTGGCCGGAGCGAACTGCATCATCGCGCCCAACTTCGCCACAGGAGCCGTGCTCATGATGCGTTTCGCGGAGCTCGCCGCCCCGTACTTCGACAGCGTCGAGATCGTGGAGATCCACCACGACGCCAAGATCGACGCGCCGTCGGGTACGGCCGTCTCGACCGCGGAGCGGGTTGCGGCCGCATCGGGCGGTCTCCTCCCCGACAGGACAGAGAAGTTCACCGTACCCGAGAGTCGCGGAGGGACCGTGGGTTCAGGGGTAAGGGTGCATGCCGTGCGTCTGCGGGGCGCGCTCGCACACCAAGAGGTGCTCATGGGGACGACCGGTCAGATCCTCACGATACGGCACGACACGACGGATCGGTCTGCCTTCGTGCCGGGTGTACTCCTGGCGATTCGGTGCGTACGGGAGACACCTGGACTCACGGTCGGGCTCGAGACCCTGATGGGCATCTGA
- the rpsO gene encoding 30S ribosomal protein S15, translated as MVETIDKSEVIAKFRRHETDTGSPEVQVALLTERINHLTEHLKVHRKDHHSRRGLLMMVGRRRRLLDYLKRTDVDRYRALIERLGLRR; from the coding sequence GTGGTCGAGACCATTGACAAGTCCGAGGTCATAGCGAAGTTCCGGCGCCATGAGACGGACACTGGATCTCCAGAGGTCCAAGTGGCGCTCCTAACCGAACGCATCAACCATCTCACAGAGCACCTCAAGGTCCACAGGAAGGATCACCATTCCAGGCGAGGCCTCTTGATGATGGTCGGTCGGAGACGCAGGCTGCTGGACTATCTCAAGCGGACGGATGTCGACCGCTACAGGGCTCTGATCGAACGGCTCGGTCTGCGGCGGTGA
- the rimP gene encoding ribosome maturation factor RimP, whose amino-acid sequence MRDLEAAQQIVRRLAEPIVSAEGGSIFDVEVRPGLVRVLVERAGGIDVETLAEVSRALSRELDASDVVSGRYVLEVSSPGLERQLRRREHFLGAVGEQVTVRTTGPEGVRRLSGVLEAAGDDHIVVRSAEGVAEEIAYGQIDTARTVFEWGPPAGSDKGGSGRSGGASRKQRGATGKR is encoded by the coding sequence ATGAGGGACCTGGAGGCCGCTCAGCAGATCGTACGACGGCTTGCCGAGCCGATCGTCTCCGCCGAGGGTGGCTCGATATTCGACGTCGAGGTGCGCCCCGGCCTCGTACGCGTCCTCGTCGAACGGGCAGGAGGTATCGACGTCGAGACCCTGGCCGAGGTGTCTCGCGCACTGTCGAGAGAGCTGGATGCCTCTGACGTCGTCTCGGGTCGTTACGTTCTGGAGGTCTCGAGCCCGGGTCTGGAGCGACAGCTGCGTCGACGTGAGCATTTCCTGGGCGCGGTGGGAGAGCAGGTGACCGTGCGCACGACGGGACCGGAGGGTGTGAGGCGTCTGAGCGGCGTGTTGGAGGCCGCCGGCGATGATCACATCGTCGTCAGGTCGGCCGAGGGGGTCGCGGAGGAGATCGCATACGGACAGATAGACACGGCGCGCACCGTCTTCGAGTGGGGTCCTCCGGCCGGTTCCGACAAGGGAGGATCGGGGCGATCCGGAGGTGCTTCGCGCAAGCAGAGAGGAGCGACTGGGAAGAGATGA
- a CDS encoding riboflavin biosynthesis protein, with amino-acid sequence MKIFRSLDQVERPSRPTAVTIGAYDGVHLGHIHVLALLRRLAEERSLQTVVVTFDRHPASIVRPQSAPKLLCDLDQRLELIAQNGIGAALVLTFDEDLAAETAEDFVKKVLVGGLGTRVVVVGRDFHFGRDRGGNVELLSKLGDEYGFEVVGADLVDEAGRGSESSDRVSSTRIRALLTRGAVREAAALLGRPHEIRGIVVGGDRRGRELGFPTANIEVPREILVPADGVYACWYRRPDGTRHAAATSIGVRPTFSDSAGRRTVEAYLIDFSGDLYGETAALQFVERIRDEIRFDDVNSLVQQMRRDVERCRVLLAAAPEESSVEEVQRDVQLAPSSSDDH; translated from the coding sequence GTGAAGATCTTTCGGTCGCTGGACCAAGTCGAACGCCCTTCTCGACCCACCGCAGTGACCATAGGTGCGTACGACGGTGTACACCTGGGGCATATCCACGTGCTCGCCCTGCTGCGCAGGCTCGCCGAGGAGCGTTCCCTCCAGACGGTGGTGGTGACCTTCGACCGACATCCCGCCTCGATCGTGAGACCCCAGTCGGCGCCGAAGTTGTTGTGCGACTTGGATCAGCGACTGGAACTGATCGCCCAGAACGGCATAGGCGCCGCCTTGGTCCTCACCTTCGACGAGGATCTGGCCGCAGAGACCGCCGAAGACTTCGTCAAGAAGGTGCTGGTCGGGGGTCTGGGGACCCGCGTCGTCGTGGTCGGGCGTGACTTCCACTTCGGTCGCGACCGAGGCGGGAACGTCGAACTGCTCTCGAAGCTGGGAGACGAGTACGGCTTCGAGGTGGTGGGGGCGGACCTCGTGGACGAGGCGGGGCGTGGATCCGAATCCTCCGACCGGGTCTCGTCGACCCGGATACGCGCTCTGCTCACCCGAGGCGCTGTGCGCGAAGCGGCGGCACTCCTCGGTCGCCCACACGAGATCCGAGGGATCGTCGTGGGAGGCGACCGAAGGGGACGCGAGCTCGGCTTCCCCACTGCGAACATCGAAGTGCCCAGGGAGATCCTCGTGCCTGCCGACGGGGTATACGCATGCTGGTACCGGCGCCCAGACGGCACCCGGCACGCTGCAGCGACGAGCATCGGCGTGAGGCCGACCTTTTCGGACTCGGCAGGCCGGCGAACGGTAGAGGCGTACCTCATCGACTTTTCGGGCGACTTGTACGGAGAGACGGCGGCACTCCAATTCGTCGAAAGGATTCGAGACGAGATCAGGTTCGACGACGTGAACTCTCTGGTCCAACAGATGCGCCGCGACGTGGAACGGTGCCGAGTCCTGCTTGCCGCGGCACCCGAGGAGAGCTCCGTCGAGGAGGTGCAGCGCGACGTGCAGCTGGCACCCTCGTCGTCCGATGATCACTGA
- a CDS encoding SURF1-like protein: MSKTRRSEEPLPGARRWWLRPRWIASHLLVVTAVIVMVNLGFWQLRRHEQRSTSNAAIRERSRMPALEIDAGAGPLSTLDAREIEWRTVRLRGRYVLGETALVRGRSLEGSPGFWVLTPLAALGGDDAWVVVNRGWIPLGRRTDGSDVEWSTPSGVVEVWGRARAGRGSARPAGERITTLASPSLDWFRRRSSATVAGFYVELIRQEPPQRGRLPVPLPPPELTAGPHLSYAVQWFVLATIATVGYPLILRRIGIEQRAHLVAEEEPPLAVRRGAVPRDSPP; encoded by the coding sequence ATGAGCAAGACGCGGCGAAGTGAGGAGCCGTTGCCAGGCGCTCGGAGATGGTGGCTCAGGCCTCGATGGATCGCGTCTCACCTGCTCGTGGTGACTGCGGTGATCGTGATGGTGAACCTCGGGTTCTGGCAGCTCCGACGTCACGAGCAGCGCTCCACCTCGAACGCTGCCATCCGGGAGCGCAGCCGGATGCCGGCCTTGGAGATAGACGCCGGCGCGGGGCCGCTTTCGACGCTCGATGCCCGAGAGATCGAGTGGCGGACTGTGAGGTTACGCGGGAGATACGTCCTCGGGGAGACCGCTCTGGTTCGCGGCAGGAGCCTCGAGGGATCGCCGGGCTTCTGGGTTCTCACCCCCCTCGCGGCCCTCGGCGGAGACGATGCTTGGGTCGTGGTCAACAGGGGGTGGATCCCGTTGGGCAGACGGACCGACGGCAGCGACGTCGAGTGGTCGACGCCGTCCGGGGTCGTGGAGGTGTGGGGTAGGGCGCGCGCCGGTCGGGGGTCGGCACGCCCTGCAGGGGAACGGATCACCACGCTCGCCTCTCCCTCGCTCGATTGGTTCAGGCGAAGATCGTCTGCGACGGTCGCAGGCTTTTACGTCGAGTTGATCCGACAAGAGCCGCCCCAGAGAGGTCGCCTACCAGTCCCGCTTCCGCCTCCCGAGCTGACTGCGGGTCCGCACCTTTCGTACGCCGTCCAGTGGTTCGTCCTCGCGACGATCGCGACGGTGGGTTACCCCTTGATTCTGCGGCGAATCGGGATCGAGCAGCGAGCCCACCTCGTCGCGGAGGAAGAGCCCCCGCTCGCGGTTCGACGCGGTGCGGTTCCACGGGATTCTCCGCCGTGA
- a CDS encoding peptidase M16, producing the protein MWTQRKDEEVARSVLPSGARVVTDRMTEANSVCIGFWVGVGSRDEPAPTAGISHFLEHLIFKGTESRSARQIAEEVDAVGGEMNAFTTREYTAYHIRVPAGRFEFAMDLMCEVLTEPAFRAEEVEAERSVIVEEILLSNDTPDDLVVSLLYQNAFPSHPLGREILGSLDTVRSVQREHVDEFFRTSYTPSNLVVAVAGRIDHDAVCAALEPRLEGLPVGGRPVRRAPDGFARGVHVKSKETDQVHLAIGWPGVPNRDEDRYAVAVFNHLFGGGTSSRLFQEIREDRGLAYSIWSQHASFADAGLLSVYVGTAPERVGEVLEIVAGVVGDLLERGCKPRERDVAVGFLEGSLLLSLEESGGRMGRLGVDETLRGEVVPLSEHVERLRSVDLDDVARVAARILSAEPVVACVGPIEADDPMFEEFAEALSQTA; encoded by the coding sequence ATGTGGACCCAGAGGAAGGACGAGGAGGTGGCGCGCTCCGTACTCCCGTCCGGCGCCCGGGTCGTCACCGACCGGATGACGGAGGCCAATTCGGTGTGCATCGGCTTCTGGGTCGGTGTCGGCAGCAGGGACGAACCAGCCCCGACGGCGGGCATCTCACATTTTCTGGAGCACCTCATCTTCAAGGGGACGGAGAGCCGATCCGCAAGGCAGATCGCGGAAGAAGTCGATGCAGTCGGCGGTGAGATGAACGCGTTCACGACCCGTGAGTACACCGCGTACCACATCAGGGTTCCGGCGGGTCGCTTCGAGTTCGCGATGGACCTCATGTGCGAGGTTCTCACGGAACCCGCCTTCCGCGCCGAGGAGGTCGAGGCGGAGCGTTCGGTGATCGTCGAGGAGATCCTGCTGTCGAACGACACGCCCGACGACCTCGTCGTCTCCCTTCTCTATCAGAACGCATTCCCGTCTCATCCGCTCGGCCGGGAGATACTCGGATCTCTCGACACGGTCCGGTCGGTTCAGAGAGAGCACGTGGACGAGTTCTTCCGAACCTCGTATACGCCGTCGAACCTGGTCGTCGCCGTCGCGGGGAGGATCGACCACGACGCAGTCTGTGCCGCTCTCGAGCCGCGACTCGAGGGCCTGCCCGTCGGCGGACGTCCTGTACGCCGAGCACCCGACGGGTTCGCCCGGGGAGTGCACGTGAAGTCGAAGGAGACCGATCAGGTGCATCTCGCCATCGGGTGGCCGGGAGTGCCCAACCGTGACGAAGATCGCTATGCAGTCGCCGTCTTCAACCACTTGTTCGGCGGAGGGACCTCGAGCCGCCTCTTCCAAGAGATCCGCGAAGACCGAGGGCTCGCCTATAGCATCTGGTCGCAGCACGCCTCTTTCGCCGACGCGGGTTTGCTCTCTGTGTACGTCGGTACGGCACCAGAGAGGGTGGGGGAAGTGCTCGAGATCGTCGCAGGTGTGGTCGGCGACCTGCTCGAGCGAGGCTGCAAGCCCCGCGAGCGAGACGTCGCCGTGGGCTTCCTCGAGGGGTCCTTGCTCCTCTCGCTGGAAGAGAGCGGCGGACGGATGGGACGTCTCGGCGTCGACGAGACGCTGCGGGGAGAGGTCGTTCCCCTGTCGGAGCACGTCGAGCGGCTGCGGAGCGTGGATCTCGACGACGTCGCCCGGGTCGCCGCGAGGATCCTGTCGGCGGAGCCGGTGGTGGCGTGCGTGGGGCCGATCGAGGCGGACGACCCGATGTTCGAGGAGTTTGCAGAGGCGTTGTCCCAGACTGCCTGA
- the nusA gene encoding transcription termination/antitermination protein NusA, protein MSNPEMMEALQAIAIERGISVDALFAALADALETAYKKMPGAHEYAWVTIDPTTGAIRVMAQDLDEDGEPVGEPYDVTPEDFGRIAAQTAKQVMSQRIREVEREMKYEEYAGREGDIVTGIVQQTDARYTLLDLGRVEALLPQAEQVPFDRPQTGTRLKAYIVEVRRTAKGPQIVVSRTHPGLVKRLFELEVPEIADGIVEIRACAREPGHRTKIAVWSNDPNIDPVGACVGARGSRVRQVVNELHGEKIDIVHYSDDPVEYIAKALAPARVKEVRIDRETGVAEVIVPDYQLSLAIGKEGQNARLAARLTGWRIDIKSESQLAEEQYYESDEWAQGEWVVDPETGEQMWQPSDGGPPISAEEWRRRAEQAADEAAVTTEEQGSVADDGVDEGVASGEAGDGGHAEGSDPAEALGDTDTDTTD, encoded by the coding sequence ATGAGCAATCCCGAGATGATGGAAGCTCTGCAGGCGATCGCGATCGAGCGCGGCATTTCCGTCGACGCGCTCTTCGCGGCGCTGGCAGACGCCCTGGAGACCGCGTACAAGAAGATGCCCGGCGCCCATGAGTACGCGTGGGTGACGATCGACCCGACGACAGGGGCGATCCGTGTGATGGCGCAGGACCTCGACGAAGACGGCGAACCGGTGGGTGAGCCGTACGACGTCACACCCGAAGACTTCGGCCGAATCGCTGCACAGACGGCGAAACAGGTGATGTCCCAGCGCATCCGCGAAGTCGAGCGCGAAATGAAGTACGAGGAGTACGCGGGGCGTGAGGGTGACATCGTCACCGGAATCGTCCAGCAGACGGACGCCAGGTACACCCTCTTGGACCTGGGGAGGGTGGAGGCGTTGCTTCCGCAGGCCGAACAAGTTCCCTTCGACAGGCCCCAGACCGGCACGCGACTCAAGGCCTACATAGTCGAGGTGAGGAGGACCGCGAAGGGTCCCCAGATAGTCGTGAGCCGCACCCATCCCGGTCTGGTGAAGCGCCTCTTCGAGCTAGAGGTCCCTGAGATAGCCGACGGGATCGTCGAGATCCGCGCCTGCGCTCGTGAGCCCGGGCACAGGACAAAGATCGCGGTCTGGTCGAACGACCCGAACATCGATCCGGTGGGAGCCTGTGTCGGGGCGCGGGGCTCGCGGGTGCGACAAGTGGTGAACGAACTCCACGGCGAGAAGATCGACATCGTCCACTATTCGGACGACCCGGTCGAGTACATCGCCAAGGCGCTCGCCCCTGCTCGTGTGAAGGAAGTGCGGATCGACAGGGAGACCGGCGTGGCAGAGGTGATCGTTCCCGACTACCAACTATCTCTGGCAATCGGCAAAGAGGGACAGAACGCCCGCCTTGCCGCTCGCCTCACCGGCTGGCGGATCGACATCAAGAGCGAGAGCCAGCTGGCCGAGGAGCAGTACTACGAGTCCGACGAGTGGGCGCAGGGCGAGTGGGTCGTCGATCCCGAGACGGGCGAGCAGATGTGGCAGCCGTCGGATGGTGGTCCGCCGATCTCGGCAGAGGAGTGGCGTCGTCGTGCCGAGCAGGCGGCCGACGAGGCCGCGGTGACAACCGAGGAGCAAGGCTCGGTCGCAGACGACGGAGTGGACGAGGGGGTGGCAAGCGGCGAGGCGGGTGACGGCGGCCACGCCGAAGGCAGCGACCCGGCAGAGGCGCTCGGAGACACCGACACCGACACGACCGACTGA
- a CDS encoding alpha/beta hydrolase has product MYPKSAAERGLPENRVKSDSAREQVSGSERPGRPSQSELPRSPRLARYTMRLSDGHEVGVAVSGRGVPLVVVHGYSAEAFLYAQTLSRLVTRGFKVVAVDMAGHGSTQGLPMGGDTMAAYADLLLRTVDELGIRQAVFAGHSMGGRVVAELAASVPDRVVALVLLDAIVGDLWDGMVGFFRLAPWLMAPFGAVLVADTVSTVPALSDREQAFKIARLAIPTYLGHALRPWRLVGPVLTILRSSPSKPLLDRLAEEEVPVFVIHGERDLVVPLCTAKDAARRTRGQLVVVRGATHSWLLKDPETLPAIVEHLLAGRLGEAVRSGLHAAGAEDLEVLESTFYRPGARILEMTPPSEFAPRPPRDPRYRWTVVQPSEL; this is encoded by the coding sequence ATGTATCCGAAGTCGGCGGCGGAGAGAGGACTTCCGGAGAACCGTGTGAAGTCCGATAGCGCTCGTGAGCAGGTGAGCGGCAGCGAGCGTCCGGGGCGGCCGTCGCAGAGCGAGCTTCCGAGGTCGCCGCGGCTCGCTCGCTACACGATGCGACTCTCAGACGGTCACGAGGTGGGCGTGGCCGTCAGCGGGCGGGGAGTCCCGTTGGTGGTGGTGCACGGTTACTCGGCCGAGGCGTTCCTCTACGCTCAGACCCTGAGTCGTTTGGTGACGCGTGGATTCAAGGTGGTTGCCGTGGACATGGCCGGGCACGGCAGCACCCAAGGGCTGCCGATGGGTGGCGACACCATGGCGGCCTACGCCGACCTTCTCTTGCGGACCGTCGACGAGCTGGGGATTCGACAGGCGGTGTTCGCCGGGCACTCCATGGGCGGGCGCGTGGTGGCCGAGCTCGCGGCGTCGGTGCCGGACCGAGTCGTCGCACTCGTGCTGCTCGACGCGATCGTCGGGGACCTGTGGGACGGGATGGTCGGCTTCTTCCGACTGGCGCCGTGGCTCATGGCTCCTTTCGGTGCCGTCCTGGTTGCAGACACCGTGTCCACCGTTCCGGCACTGTCGGACCGCGAGCAGGCTTTCAAGATCGCACGCCTGGCGATTCCGACCTATCTCGGCCACGCCTTGAGACCGTGGCGCCTCGTCGGGCCGGTGCTCACCATCCTCCGCTCCTCACCGTCCAAGCCCTTGCTGGATCGGCTGGCCGAAGAGGAAGTGCCCGTGTTCGTCATCCACGGTGAGCGTGACCTCGTCGTACCCCTCTGTACGGCCAAGGACGCGGCGCGCCGTACCCGTGGCCAGTTGGTGGTGGTGCGGGGCGCCACCCACTCGTGGTTGCTCAAGGATCCCGAGACCCTCCCCGCCATCGTGGAGCACCTTCTCGCAGGGCGACTCGGAGAGGCGGTGCGGTCGGGACTGCACGCGGCCGGAGCGGAAGACCTCGAGGTCTTGGAGTCGACCTTCTACAGACCCGGCGCGCGGATCCTCGAAATGACGCCACCGTCGGAGTTCGCCCCTAGGCCACCTCGCGATCCGAGGTACCGGTGGACGGTCGTCCAACCCTCGGAATTGTGA
- the truB gene encoding tRNA pseudouridine synthase B: protein MSVDKPEGVTSHDVVDTIRDGFGCRRVGHAGTLDPPATGVLVIGIGRATRLLRFVTAQTKEYEAEMRLGVETSTLDASGEVVAVHDMSGIRADDVRAVADRFRGRIEQTPPMVSAVRVGGRRLHELARQGREVERPTRVVEIHELSVEPIDETGGLYKLRVRCSSGTYVRSLVADLGAALGGGAHVTRLRRTAVGSFRVEDANPPSEPVLLDPRRAVADLPAVRAEGRLVRAVVSGRLLGREELGVEGRGPWAVFGNDGELLAVYEEEGERLRPAVVWAAVS from the coding sequence GTGTCCGTCGACAAACCCGAGGGTGTGACGAGCCACGACGTCGTCGACACGATCAGGGACGGATTCGGTTGCAGACGGGTGGGGCACGCAGGGACTCTCGATCCTCCCGCCACCGGAGTGCTCGTGATCGGGATCGGGAGGGCGACACGACTGCTTCGTTTCGTCACGGCGCAGACCAAGGAATACGAGGCGGAGATGCGTCTCGGGGTGGAGACCTCCACCTTGGACGCGAGCGGTGAAGTCGTCGCCGTCCACGACATGTCCGGGATCCGAGCAGACGACGTCAGGGCGGTCGCGGACCGTTTCCGGGGACGGATCGAGCAGACCCCGCCGATGGTCTCGGCCGTCAGAGTCGGGGGCAGGCGACTTCATGAGTTGGCTCGTCAAGGACGCGAAGTCGAGCGACCGACGAGGGTCGTGGAGATCCACGAGTTGTCGGTCGAACCGATCGACGAGACCGGGGGGCTCTACAAGCTGCGGGTCCGGTGTTCTTCGGGAACGTACGTCCGATCACTGGTCGCCGATCTCGGTGCCGCGCTCGGAGGAGGCGCCCACGTGACACGACTTCGCCGGACGGCAGTCGGGTCGTTCCGTGTGGAGGATGCGAACCCTCCGAGCGAACCGGTGCTGCTGGACCCCAGGCGCGCCGTGGCCGATCTGCCGGCCGTTCGCGCGGAAGGTCGTCTCGTGCGTGCGGTCGTCAGCGGTCGTCTGCTCGGCCGCGAAGAGCTGGGAGTAGAGGGGCGGGGACCGTGGGCCGTCTTCGGGAACGACGGGGAGCTCTTGGCGGTGTACGAGGAGGAGGGGGAAAGGCTACGGCCCGCGGTCGTCTGGGCGGCGGTGAGTTGA
- the pnp gene encoding polyribonucleotide nucleotidyltransferase — MKKPVIVSGSVTGDGGKVMSLETGRLAGQANGAVLARLGDTVVLVTATAAKYVREGTDFFPLTVDIEERQYAAGKIPGSFFRREGRASDQAILTCRLIDRPLRPAFPDGFRNEVHVVGTVLGADQQNPYDVLAINAASAALCVSDIPFGGPIGAVRVGYTRDGSWIPHPTYQEGAECTIEMVVAGRLLDDGDVAIMMVEAGGTERAWEYYSAGAPKVDEAALARGLEESKKWIRDAIRIQEQLVESVGGKPTSDAYPIQIDYSDEVFAVVEADGRALLEETQRIADKTERLAAEEEALARVLESALPKLEHVEGAERQIRNAVRALLKKLVRSRIVGEGVRIDGRGPKDIRPISCEVGLIPTAHGSALFERGETQVLNITTLGMPRMEQFLDSIDPNDRKRYMHHYNFPPYSTGETGFMRGPKRREIGHGMLAERALVPVIPTDEEWPYVMRLVSEVLSSNGSTSMASVCASTLSLMDAGVPIKAPVAGIAMGLVYQDGRYTTLTDILGAEDAFGDMDFKVAGTADFVTALQLDTKIDGIPADVLAAALEQAREARLHILEVMRETIAEPRSELRATAPKLVSFEIPPDKVGEVIGPKGKVINAIQQATGAEISVEDEGGVARVTIGSPDPDAVAEAERQIKLVLNPPAAEVGVTYTGKVVNITKFGAFVNILPGRDGLLHISKLGGDKRVERVEDVLSVGDEIVVRVEDIDPQGKVSLVPVAAPVPVEAKADSMTSSGHGEGGGSTRAETAYSASSSARREVIDFDAIFDDEVRRVYGELGPEASRPPTQARPVDDRRRRRRRTR; from the coding sequence ATGAAGAAACCCGTGATCGTATCCGGTTCCGTCACAGGGGACGGCGGCAAGGTGATGAGCCTCGAGACGGGTCGTCTGGCGGGTCAGGCGAACGGTGCCGTGCTGGCGCGGCTCGGGGACACGGTCGTGCTCGTGACGGCTACGGCCGCCAAATACGTGAGGGAAGGGACCGATTTCTTCCCGCTCACGGTCGACATCGAGGAGAGACAGTACGCGGCGGGAAAGATACCCGGTTCGTTCTTCAGAAGAGAGGGGCGAGCCAGCGATCAGGCCATCCTCACCTGCCGCCTGATCGACCGTCCGCTGAGACCCGCCTTCCCCGACGGGTTCCGCAACGAGGTGCACGTCGTCGGGACGGTACTGGGAGCCGACCAACAGAACCCCTACGACGTCCTCGCCATCAACGCCGCCTCCGCGGCCCTCTGCGTGTCGGACATCCCCTTCGGGGGGCCGATAGGCGCAGTGAGGGTCGGGTACACGCGTGACGGCTCGTGGATTCCGCACCCCACCTACCAGGAGGGGGCGGAGTGCACCATCGAGATGGTCGTGGCGGGCCGTCTCCTCGACGACGGAGACGTGGCCATCATGATGGTCGAAGCGGGCGGCACAGAGCGTGCCTGGGAGTACTACTCGGCCGGGGCGCCGAAGGTCGACGAAGCAGCTCTGGCGCGGGGTCTCGAAGAATCCAAGAAGTGGATCCGCGATGCGATCCGCATACAAGAACAGTTGGTCGAGAGCGTCGGCGGGAAGCCGACGTCGGACGCATATCCGATACAGATCGACTACAGCGACGAGGTCTTCGCCGTCGTAGAGGCCGACGGACGTGCGCTGCTGGAGGAGACCCAACGAATAGCGGACAAGACCGAGCGCCTGGCTGCCGAGGAAGAAGCCTTGGCGCGCGTGCTGGAGTCTGCACTGCCGAAGCTCGAACACGTCGAGGGAGCGGAAAGACAGATCCGTAACGCCGTCAGGGCTCTGTTGAAGAAGCTCGTACGTTCCCGGATCGTCGGAGAAGGAGTACGGATCGACGGGCGTGGACCAAAGGACATCAGACCGATCTCGTGCGAGGTAGGCCTGATCCCGACGGCGCACGGTTCGGCTCTCTTCGAGCGGGGCGAGACCCAGGTGCTGAACATAACGACGTTGGGAATGCCCCGTATGGAGCAGTTCCTCGACAGCATCGATCCGAACGACCGGAAGCGCTACATGCACCACTACAACTTCCCCCCTTACTCGACCGGCGAGACCGGGTTCATGAGGGGGCCCAAGCGTCGGGAGATCGGACACGGCATGCTGGCCGAGAGAGCGCTGGTACCCGTCATCCCGACCGACGAGGAGTGGCCGTACGTGATGAGGCTCGTCTCCGAGGTGCTGTCCTCCAACGGCTCCACCTCCATGGCCTCCGTGTGCGCGTCGACGCTCTCCCTCATGGACGCGGGTGTGCCGATCAAGGCCCCCGTAGCCGGGATCGCGATGGGGCTGGTGTACCAAGACGGCCGGTACACGACGCTCACCGACATCCTCGGAGCCGAGGACGCCTTCGGCGACATGGACTTCAAGGTGGCAGGAACGGCCGATTTCGTGACGGCCCTACAGCTGGACACGAAGATCGACGGCATACCCGCCGACGTGCTGGCAGCCGCCCTCGAGCAGGCACGTGAGGCGCGACTTCACATATTGGAGGTGATGCGCGAGACCATTGCGGAGCCGCGTAGCGAGCTTCGTGCGACCGCCCCGAAGTTGGTCAGCTTCGAGATCCCTCCAGACAAGGTGGGCGAGGTGATCGGCCCGAAGGGGAAGGTGATCAACGCGATACAACAGGCGACCGGTGCGGAGATCTCGGTAGAGGACGAGGGTGGTGTCGCGCGGGTCACGATCGGAAGCCCCGACCCGGATGCGGTCGCCGAGGCGGAGCGTCAGATCAAGTTGGTGCTCAATCCCCCCGCGGCAGAAGTGGGCGTCACCTACACCGGAAAGGTGGTGAACATCACCAAGTTCGGCGCCTTTGTGAACATCCTCCCAGGACGTGACGGACTTCTCCACATCTCCAAGCTCGGAGGAGACAAGCGCGTCGAGCGCGTGGAAGACGTACTCAGTGTCGGCGACGAGATCGTCGTGAGAGTGGAGGACATCGACCCGCAGGGGAAGGTGAGCCTGGTTCCCGTTGCCGCCCCGGTGCCGGTCGAAGCGAAGGCAGACAGCATGACCTCCAGCGGTCACGGAGAGGGAGGCGGGTCGACCCGAGCGGAGACGGCATACTCCGCGAGTTCCTCCGCGAGGCGGGAGGTGATCGACTTCGACGCGATATTCGACGACGAGGTGCGACGGGTGTACGGCGAGCTCGGACCCGAAGCTTCTCGCCCGCCGACCCAGGCACGCCCAGTGGACGACCGTCGTAGGAGGCGGCGGCGAACCAGGTGA